A region from the Kineothrix sp. IPX-CK genome encodes:
- a CDS encoding YqeG family HAD IIIA-type phosphatase has product MLKRFYPDEYADSTYEIDFNKLYEEGYRGIIFDIDNTLVPHGAPADEKSKAFIGRLKTLGYRIILLSNNKEPRVKGFNDAVGTEYIYKAGKPSAGNYLKAMERMSTTKDNTLFVGDQIFTDVWGANRAGIRTFLVKPIHPKEEIQIVLKRYLEKIVLFFYMRNSRKEEKFRGRSKR; this is encoded by the coding sequence ATGCTCAAGAGGTTTTACCCTGATGAATATGCAGATTCTACTTATGAAATTGATTTTAATAAGCTATATGAGGAAGGGTATCGTGGAATAATCTTCGATATCGATAATACGCTGGTTCCCCACGGAGCGCCCGCGGATGAGAAAAGTAAGGCATTTATCGGGCGGTTGAAGACATTGGGGTATCGGATTATATTGCTATCCAATAACAAAGAGCCCAGGGTAAAAGGCTTTAACGATGCAGTGGGCACAGAATACATTTATAAAGCAGGGAAACCCTCGGCAGGGAATTATCTGAAGGCCATGGAACGGATGAGCACAACGAAGGATAATACGCTGTTTGTGGGCGATCAGATTTTTACGGACGTATGGGGAGCGAATCGGGCCGGAATCAGGACTTTTTTAGTAAAGCCCATTCATCCCAAGGAAGAGATACAGATCGTTTTAAAAAGGTATTTGGAGAAAATTGTGCTGTTTTTTTATATGAGGAACTCCAGAAAGGAAGAGAAATTC
- a CDS encoding ABC transporter ATP-binding protein: MENKNILVVSGLSVSYKKHVHVLDHVSFEIERGEILGLVGESGCGKSTLAKAILSMIKHESGEITFDVSADSKGIRPQMVFQDPYSSLNPVKKVGWILEEPLKLKGGITKAKRLEKVSEMLNRVGLGDAYADRYPRQLSGGQRQRVALAGALILEPELLIADEPVSALDVTIQAQIIELLLKLHRDMNLSVLFISHDLRVVYQMCDRVMIMKKGEIVEKGTVQEVYFAPKHEYTKTLLEAAGISEDKSLIG; the protein is encoded by the coding sequence ATGGAAAATAAGAATATTCTTGTCGTCAGCGGCTTAAGCGTATCTTATAAAAAGCATGTGCATGTGCTTGACCATGTTTCCTTTGAAATAGAACGAGGAGAGATTCTTGGACTGGTGGGAGAGAGCGGCTGCGGGAAGTCCACATTAGCTAAGGCAATACTTAGTATGATAAAGCATGAAAGCGGAGAGATAACCTTCGATGTCTCTGCGGACAGTAAGGGCATCCGTCCGCAGATGGTTTTCCAGGACCCATACAGTTCATTGAATCCGGTTAAGAAGGTAGGATGGATATTAGAGGAGCCTCTTAAGTTAAAAGGAGGCATCACCAAGGCGAAGCGTTTGGAAAAAGTAAGTGAGATGCTGAATCGGGTAGGGCTTGGCGACGCTTATGCAGATCGGTATCCAAGACAGCTTTCCGGCGGACAGAGACAAAGAGTCGCTTTGGCGGGAGCCTTGATACTGGAGCCGGAGCTATTGATTGCCGATGAACCGGTATCGGCACTGGATGTGACGATTCAGGCTCAGATCATAGAGCTTTTGCTGAAGCTCCATAGGGATATGAACCTGTCCGTTTTATTTATATCCCATGACCTGCGGGTGGTCTATCAGATGTGCGATCGGGTGATGATTATGAAAAAAGGAGAAATCGTTGAAAAAGGAACGGTGCAGGAGGTGTATTTTGCACCGAAACACGAGTACACGAAGACTCTTTTGGAAGCAGCTGGAATCAGTGAGGATAAAAGCCTGATCGGTTGA
- a CDS encoding ABC transporter ATP-binding protein — protein MMDKKSPLLEVIDLNIEFHDHLVPETVVYDFDLTLNEGEIVGIVGESGSGKSMTALAIAGLLSRHDMEKKGQILYEGMDLLSCPRAQLRKLQGKEIGMVFQEPMTSLNPVKRIGWQVEESLRIHTQMTKEERRETALMLLKSVELGDAEKIYKMYPHELSGGMRQRAMLAAAIICEPKLLIADEPTTALDVTIQAQIVKLLKKINRQKKTAILFISHDLSLVSRLCERVVVMQGGYIVETGNSKEVFENPKEEYTKKLIAAIPKCERK, from the coding sequence ATGATGGATAAAAAATCGCCCTTACTCGAAGTAATTGATTTGAATATTGAGTTTCACGACCATCTCGTGCCGGAAACGGTCGTATATGATTTCGATTTGACCTTAAATGAAGGAGAAATTGTCGGCATTGTGGGAGAGTCCGGTTCCGGTAAATCGATGACTGCTCTTGCGATAGCCGGACTTTTGAGCCGCCACGATATGGAAAAAAAAGGGCAGATTCTCTATGAAGGGATGGATTTGCTCTCTTGTCCGAGAGCACAGCTTCGTAAGCTTCAGGGCAAGGAAATCGGTATGGTTTTTCAGGAGCCCATGACCTCCTTGAATCCGGTGAAAAGAATCGGATGGCAGGTGGAGGAAAGCCTTCGCATCCATACACAGATGACAAAGGAGGAGCGCAGGGAAACCGCCCTTATGCTGCTAAAAAGTGTAGAGCTTGGGGATGCGGAAAAGATATATAAGATGTATCCCCATGAGCTTTCCGGAGGGATGCGGCAGAGAGCAATGCTGGCAGCGGCTATCATATGCGAGCCTAAATTATTGATTGCGGATGAACCAACTACTGCTTTGGATGTGACGATTCAGGCACAGATCGTGAAATTACTAAAAAAGATAAATAGACAGAAAAAAACGGCGATTCTCTTCATTTCCCATGACTTGAGCCTGGTGAGCAGGCTGTGTGAACGGGTGGTCGTAATGCAGGGCGGTTATATTGTAGAAACCGGAAATTCGAAAGAGGTTTTTGAAAATCCCAAGGAAGAATATACGAAGAAGCTGATAGCGGCGATTCCGAAATGCGAGAGAAAATAG
- a CDS encoding ABC transporter permease — translation MKKKKKNYNLIVGGILTGTMLLLIMIGIFYTPYDPNAMDPAAKFAGVSLAHPMGCDNFGRDVFSRVLQGSRTTLFVALCTVAIGTVFGIALGAVTGYYGGILDEILMRINDAVFAFPSLLLALVFISILGPGRNNVIAALGIAFVPSFARIVRGEFLKYRNMDYVKSAKLQGAGDLRIMFVHILPGTMPVLLSAIIIGFNNAVLAEAGMSYLGIGVQPPEASLGRMLSEAQSYLFTAPAYAIFPGAVIIWMVLGFSLLSEGIGAKNDG, via the coding sequence ATGAAGAAGAAAAAGAAGAACTATAATTTAATAGTCGGAGGGATACTTACCGGAACAATGCTTCTTCTTATTATGATAGGCATTTTTTATACCCCTTACGATCCCAACGCCATGGATCCTGCGGCGAAGTTCGCCGGAGTTTCCCTCGCGCATCCCATGGGTTGTGATAATTTCGGAAGGGACGTATTCAGCCGTGTGCTTCAGGGAAGCCGGACAACCCTGTTCGTCGCTTTATGCACGGTAGCTATCGGTACCGTTTTCGGTATCGCTTTAGGAGCGGTTACCGGATATTATGGGGGAATTCTGGACGAAATTCTCATGAGAATCAACGATGCTGTTTTTGCGTTCCCAAGCCTTCTTCTTGCGCTTGTCTTTATCAGTATATTAGGCCCGGGCAGGAATAATGTTATCGCCGCGCTTGGAATCGCTTTCGTGCCCAGTTTTGCCCGTATTGTGCGGGGAGAATTTTTAAAGTACCGGAATATGGATTATGTGAAGAGCGCTAAGCTGCAGGGAGCGGGGGATTTGCGCATCATGTTCGTGCATATCCTGCCGGGTACCATGCCGGTGCTGCTTTCTGCAATTATCATCGGATTCAATAATGCGGTGCTGGCGGAAGCCGGAATGAGTTATCTTGGAATCGGCGTGCAGCCTCCTGAAGCGAGTCTGGGGCGCATGTTGTCGGAGGCTCAGTCCTATCTGTTTACAGCGCCGGCATATGCGATATTTCCGGGAGCCGTAATCATATGGATGGTGCTCGGCTTCAGCCTTCTCAGCGAAGGGATAGGAGCTAAAAATGATGGATAA
- a CDS encoding ABC transporter permease, with protein MKYIGKKVIMMAATLFAVSFLVFLSFFVMSGDPVTSMLGTQATPEKVEALREEMGLNDPFLTQYFRWAGSFLKGDMGISYSYRIPVESMIVDKLPVTLVLTGIAFLLMIVLAVPLGIYTAKHEGGIADRVIYVINQIMMAIPPFFAGILITFLFGRIFRLFTPGGYVSYKDDFVQFIGYMFFPALAIALPKTAMAVKLLRSSVIGEVKKDYVRTAFSRGNRSNQVFYNHILKNAVIPVVTFWGMALADMVAGSIIIEQVFSIPGLGRILLTSISNRDYPVVEAIIVCIAFIVVFINLVVDIIYQLIDPRISTQERV; from the coding sequence ATGAAATATATCGGGAAAAAGGTCATTATGATGGCAGCTACCTTGTTTGCAGTTTCATTTCTTGTCTTTCTGTCTTTTTTTGTGATGTCGGGCGACCCGGTCACCTCCATGCTCGGCACGCAGGCCACACCGGAAAAAGTGGAGGCACTGCGGGAGGAGATGGGATTGAACGACCCATTTCTTACACAGTATTTCAGATGGGCGGGCTCATTTTTAAAGGGAGATATGGGAATCTCCTATAGTTATCGGATACCGGTGGAGTCAATGATTGTGGATAAGCTTCCCGTTACGCTTGTTTTGACCGGTATTGCTTTTCTTTTGATGATCGTTTTGGCGGTGCCTTTGGGAATATATACGGCTAAGCATGAAGGCGGTATTGCGGATAGAGTCATTTATGTCATTAATCAGATCATGATGGCGATTCCGCCTTTTTTTGCAGGGATACTCATTACATTTCTATTCGGACGGATTTTCCGGCTGTTTACGCCGGGAGGCTATGTATCCTATAAAGATGATTTCGTGCAATTTATCGGTTATATGTTTTTCCCGGCCTTGGCGATAGCTCTGCCGAAAACAGCGATGGCGGTGAAACTGCTTCGAAGCTCGGTAATCGGAGAGGTGAAGAAGGACTATGTCAGAACGGCTTTCAGCAGAGGAAACAGAAGCAATCAGGTGTTTTATAATCATATATTAAAAAATGCGGTTATCCCGGTAGTGACCTTTTGGGGGATGGCGCTTGCCGATATGGTGGCGGGCAGTATCATTATCGAGCAGGTGTTCAGCATACCTGGTTTGGGAAGGATTCTTCTGACCTCCATTTCTAACAGGGACTATCCGGTGGTGGAGGCGATTATTGTATGCATTGCCTTTATCGTCGTTTTTATAAATCTGGTGGTGGATATTATATATCAGTTGATCGATCCTCGGATATCGACGCAGGAGCGAGTATAA
- a CDS encoding ABC transporter substrate-binding protein produces MKREGITKLFLVFVLTTLTIALSACSGDKTGENSSKITVGIPQDIEDSLDPHKAVAAGTKEVFFNMFEGLVKPDANGNLVPAVSSAYKVSDDGKVYTFTLRKGIKFHDGSLVTVEDIKYSIDKCADTSNGEPLIAAFSNIESVNIIDDETVEIVLTESNTEFDADLASVTAAIIPASNQEPDTNPIGTGPYKYVSRSPQENFVMEKFNDYWGEGAHIEDVVLKVCANADSFVMDLEGGSVDMIARVTATQASELSDKFDILEGEMNLVQALYLNNAAEPFSDVRVRQALCYAIDPQEIMDFVSGGKGTEIGSSMFPSFEKYYIEELNDTYSKDTEKAKALLAEAGYPDGFSFTITVPSNYQQHIDTAQVLVEEFKAIGVTAQIQLIEWDSWLSDVYAGRNFESTVIGVDASSLTAGALLGRFESTASNNFINFSSSKYDTALQNAISSTDDGQKTEYYKECERILSEEAANVYIQDLPEFVAINKKYGGYQFYPLYVQDFSKLYIVEE; encoded by the coding sequence ATGAAAAGAGAAGGAATAACGAAACTTTTTTTGGTGTTTGTGTTGACAACACTGACTATTGCACTGAGCGCGTGCTCGGGTGATAAGACAGGCGAGAATTCTTCTAAGATTACCGTCGGAATACCTCAGGATATAGAGGACAGTCTTGACCCCCATAAAGCAGTGGCGGCAGGAACGAAAGAGGTATTTTTCAACATGTTTGAAGGTCTGGTAAAGCCGGACGCAAACGGTAATTTAGTTCCCGCTGTATCCAGTGCGTACAAAGTCTCTGATGACGGTAAGGTTTACACATTTACATTGAGAAAAGGAATCAAATTTCACGATGGCAGTCTGGTTACGGTAGAGGATATCAAGTATTCGATCGATAAATGCGCCGATACCAGTAACGGAGAACCACTGATAGCGGCGTTTTCTAATATAGAAAGCGTAAATATCATCGACGATGAAACGGTAGAAATCGTGTTAACGGAGTCAAATACGGAGTTTGATGCGGATCTGGCGAGTGTGACGGCAGCGATTATACCGGCATCTAATCAAGAGCCGGATACGAATCCTATCGGAACGGGTCCGTACAAATATGTTTCCCGCTCTCCGCAGGAGAATTTCGTAATGGAGAAATTTAACGATTACTGGGGAGAGGGCGCACATATTGAAGACGTAGTTTTAAAGGTGTGTGCAAATGCAGATTCCTTTGTTATGGATCTGGAAGGCGGCTCCGTGGATATGATTGCCAGAGTGACTGCGACTCAGGCATCGGAATTGTCGGATAAGTTCGATATACTGGAGGGAGAAATGAATCTGGTACAAGCATTGTATTTGAACAATGCAGCAGAGCCGTTTTCCGATGTGCGCGTAAGGCAGGCTCTTTGCTATGCGATCGACCCTCAGGAAATTATGGATTTCGTATCGGGCGGCAAGGGGACGGAGATAGGCAGCAGCATGTTCCCCTCCTTTGAAAAGTATTATATAGAGGAGTTAAACGATACGTATTCCAAGGATACGGAGAAGGCGAAGGCCCTTCTTGCAGAAGCGGGATATCCGGACGGATTTTCTTTTACGATTACAGTGCCATCCAACTATCAGCAGCATATCGATACGGCACAAGTGCTCGTAGAGGAATTCAAGGCTATTGGCGTAACAGCACAGATTCAGCTGATAGAATGGGATAGCTGGCTCAGCGATGTATACGCGGGAAGAAATTTTGAGTCGACCGTAATCGGCGTGGATGCTTCCAGCCTGACGGCAGGGGCACTGCTGGGACGATTCGAATCTACGGCTTCGAATAACTTCATCAATTTCAGCAGTTCTAAATATGATACGGCGTTACAGAATGCAATTTCCAGCACCGACGATGGACAGAAGACAGAATATTACAAGGAATGCGAGCGGATACTGTCAGAAGAGGCGGCAAACGTTTACATTCAGGATTTGCCTGAATTCGTGGCAATCAATAAAAAATACGGTGGTTACCAATTCTATCCGCTATATGTGCAGGATTTTTCCAAGCTTTATATAGTAGAAGAATAA
- the nrdR gene encoding transcriptional regulator NrdR: MKCPFCGHENTRVIDSRPAEDNNSIRRRRVCDECDKRFTTYEKIETIPLIIIKKDNNRETYDRSKIEAGVLRACHKRPVSANEITGLVEEVETEVFNMEEKEIPSQVIGELVMNKLKDLDAVAYVRFASVYREFKDINTFMDELKKVLDK, encoded by the coding sequence ATGAAATGTCCTTTTTGCGGTCATGAGAACACGCGAGTTATAGATTCAAGACCGGCGGAAGATAATAATTCCATAAGACGCCGCCGTGTGTGTGACGAGTGTGACAAACGCTTTACCACATATGAGAAGATAGAGACGATTCCGCTTATTATAATTAAGAAGGATAATAACAGAGAGACCTATGACCGTTCGAAGATAGAAGCAGGTGTGCTTCGCGCATGTCATAAACGTCCGGTCAGCGCCAATGAAATCACGGGATTGGTAGAGGAAGTGGAGACAGAGGTTTTCAACATGGAGGAAAAAGAGATACCCAGCCAGGTCATCGGAGAGCTTGTTATGAACAAGCTGAAGGATCTGGATGCGGTGGCTTATGTAAGATTTGCTTCTGTTTACAGAGAATTTAAGGACATTAACACATTCATGGATGAGCTTAAGAAGGTTTTGGATAAATAA
- a CDS encoding 2-hydroxyacid dehydrogenase, whose product MKIAFYDAKAYDIAYFDHENEKYGYKLKYFDYHLGPETARLAAGYDAVCAFVNDVIDEPTINALYEAGIRHIALRCAGYNNVDFKTAYGKCHITRVPAYSPYAVAEHAAALMLTLNRKTHRAYIRTRDNNFTINGLMGFDLHGKTAGVVGTGKIGRIFIDICRGFGMNIVAYDPFPAKDTDFEYATLDELFRRSDVISLHCPLTPDTHYIINEESISKMKPGGLILNTSRGALIDTRALIEALKERRIGGAALDVYEEENEYFFEDFSDNIVSDDTLTRLIAFPNVLVTSHQAFFTKEALEQIAAVTLQNIKEFEEGGPLPNEICYNCMKKGTNDCRKDSKRCF is encoded by the coding sequence ATGAAAATTGCGTTTTACGATGCCAAAGCATACGATATTGCATATTTTGACCATGAGAATGAAAAATACGGATATAAGCTGAAGTATTTTGATTACCATCTGGGGCCCGAAACAGCCCGGCTGGCGGCAGGGTATGACGCAGTGTGCGCGTTTGTCAACGATGTCATTGACGAGCCGACCATCAACGCGCTGTATGAAGCCGGAATTCGGCATATTGCGCTTCGCTGTGCGGGCTATAATAATGTGGATTTCAAGACGGCGTATGGAAAATGCCATATTACTCGGGTGCCGGCTTATTCGCCCTATGCCGTTGCGGAGCATGCGGCTGCGTTAATGCTTACGTTAAACCGTAAGACACATAGGGCTTATATAAGAACGCGGGACAACAATTTCACCATCAACGGCCTTATGGGCTTTGACCTGCATGGAAAGACTGCCGGTGTTGTCGGTACGGGTAAAATCGGGCGTATATTCATTGATATCTGCCGCGGGTTCGGCATGAATATCGTCGCCTATGATCCTTTTCCGGCCAAGGATACGGATTTTGAATACGCTACGCTGGACGAGCTCTTCCGCCGCAGCGATGTAATTTCTCTGCACTGCCCTCTGACACCGGACACGCATTACATCATTAACGAGGAAAGCATTTCCAAGATGAAGCCGGGGGGATTGATTCTCAACACTTCACGCGGTGCGCTGATTGATACCCGTGCGTTGATCGAGGCGCTCAAGGAGCGAAGAATCGGCGGTGCGGCGCTGGATGTTTATGAGGAGGAAAATGAGTATTTCTTTGAAGATTTTTCAGACAATATCGTTTCAGACGACACGCTTACGCGTCTGATTGCGTTCCCGAATGTGCTTGTGACTTCGCATCAGGCATTTTTTACCAAAGAAGCACTCGAGCAGATTGCGGCGGTAACGCTGCAAAACATTAAGGAATTTGAAGAGGGCGGTCCGCTGCCAAATGAAATCTGCTATAACTGCATGAAAAAGGGCACAAACGATTGCCGAAAGGATTCTAAACGCTGCTTTTAA
- a CDS encoding ECF transporter S component has protein sequence MKKSRTYKVVWSGLFIALGVVLPFLTGQIQSIGSMLLPMHLPVLLCGFICGGPYGLAVGFIVPLLRSVLFGMPPMFPVAVSMAFELAVYGFVTGFLYNRLPKKNSMIYIALIAAMIIGRIVAGAVNVVLYGIEGSGYSVQMFMAGMFVNAIPGIILQLVLIPLLIIIFRKSKVME, from the coding sequence ATGAAAAAATCGAGAACTTACAAGGTAGTGTGGTCAGGACTGTTTATTGCGCTGGGAGTGGTACTTCCTTTTTTGACGGGACAAATTCAAAGTATTGGGAGTATGCTGCTTCCCATGCATCTGCCGGTACTTCTTTGCGGCTTTATCTGCGGAGGGCCGTATGGACTTGCGGTAGGATTTATCGTACCGCTTCTTAGAAGCGTGCTGTTTGGTATGCCGCCCATGTTTCCGGTAGCGGTTTCCATGGCTTTCGAGCTGGCGGTTTATGGTTTTGTGACAGGTTTTTTATATAATAGGCTGCCTAAGAAGAACAGCATGATCTACATAGCTTTAATTGCAGCAATGATTATTGGACGTATTGTCGCGGGAGCGGTAAATGTGGTATTATATGGTATAGAGGGAAGCGGCTATTCCGTGCAAATGTTTATGGCGGGTATGTTCGTTAACGCGATACCGGGAATCATTTTACAGCTCGTTCTGATTCCTCTGCTTATCATCATATTCAGAAAATCAAAAGTTATGGAGTAA
- the sigG gene encoding RNA polymerase sporulation sigma factor SigG, which translates to MIQGKVEICGVNTSKLPLLKNAEKEALFSRIEEGDKEAREQYIEGNLRLVLSVIKRFSSSNENVDDLFQIGCIGLIKAIDNFDSSLNVKFSTYAVPMIIGEIRRFLRDNNSIRVSRSLKDTAYKAIYAKENLTKRNLKEPTINEIASEIGVSKEDIVYALDAIQNPMSLYDPIFTDGGDTLYVMDQISDKKNKEETWVEHLSLSEAMKRLGERENEIISLRFFEGKTQMEVADMIGISQAQVSRLEKNALRIMKNYLTA; encoded by the coding sequence ATGATACAAGGAAAAGTGGAAATATGCGGAGTGAATACGTCGAAGCTGCCTCTCCTCAAGAATGCGGAAAAAGAAGCTTTGTTCTCCAGAATTGAGGAAGGTGATAAAGAGGCGAGAGAGCAGTATATCGAAGGAAATCTGCGTTTGGTGTTGAGCGTGATCAAAAGATTTTCTTCCAGTAATGAGAATGTGGATGATTTATTTCAAATCGGCTGTATTGGGCTGATTAAGGCAATTGACAATTTCGATTCTTCTTTAAACGTGAAATTTTCCACCTATGCGGTTCCCATGATTATAGGAGAAATAAGGCGTTTCCTTCGGGACAACAATTCGATAAGGGTCAGTCGTTCCTTGAAGGATACGGCCTATAAGGCGATTTATGCGAAAGAAAATCTGACCAAAAGAAATCTAAAGGAGCCGACCATCAATGAAATCGCCTCGGAAATCGGGGTATCGAAGGAAGATATCGTTTATGCCCTGGATGCCATACAAAATCCGATGAGTCTATACGATCCTATCTTTACTGATGGAGGGGATACGCTTTATGTGATGGATCAGATCAGCGATAAAAAAAATAAAGAGGAGACGTGGGTCGAGCATCTGTCCTTAAGTGAAGCGATGAAAAGGCTGGGCGAAAGGGAAAACGAAATTATCAGCCTGCGCTTTTTCGAAGGAAAGACACAGATGGAGGTGGCGGATATGATAGGCATTTCGCAGGCGCAAGTGTCCAGGCTGGAAAAAAATGCGCTGCGCATTATGAAAAATTATTTGACGGCATGA
- a CDS encoding PRC-barrel domain-containing protein yields the protein MLFSELKCKQVINLKDCKCLGRVIDLEFEECSGQICKIIVSNNNRLCNWFNNEPEFIILYKDIKKIGPDIIIVDLGH from the coding sequence ATGCTCTTTTCCGAACTAAAATGTAAACAAGTCATCAACCTCAAGGACTGCAAATGTCTTGGGAGAGTCATCGATTTAGAATTCGAGGAATGTTCCGGGCAAATCTGTAAAATTATCGTATCGAACAACAATAGGCTCTGCAATTGGTTTAACAATGAACCCGAATTCATAATCCTCTACAAGGATATTAAAAAAATCGGTCCCGACATCATCATTGTTGACCTCGGTCACTAA
- the sigE gene encoding RNA polymerase sporulation sigma factor SigE, protein MVFKVAIPGKVQFKIIRREPNFFMTKQGDIHYIGGTEVLPPPLEVEKENEIISDLGTEYEDEAKSILIEHNLRLVVYIAKKFDNTGVGVEDLISIGTIGLIKSINTFNPEKNIKLATYASRCIENEILMYLRRNNKTKLEVSIDEPLNVDWDGNELLLSDILGTDEDVIYRDIENEVERKLLLKAINKLSDRERTIINLRFGLGTPDGQEMTQKEVATLLGISQSYISRLEKKIMKRLKKELIREE, encoded by the coding sequence ATGGTTTTTAAAGTGGCAATACCGGGGAAGGTTCAGTTCAAGATCATCAGGCGGGAACCGAATTTTTTCATGACAAAGCAAGGGGATATTCACTATATAGGAGGAACGGAGGTGCTGCCGCCGCCGCTGGAGGTTGAGAAAGAAAATGAAATTATCAGCGACCTTGGAACGGAATATGAGGATGAAGCGAAGTCCATTCTTATAGAACACAATTTAAGGTTGGTAGTATATATTGCGAAGAAATTCGATAATACCGGAGTCGGAGTGGAAGATTTGATTTCCATTGGGACGATAGGGCTGATAAAATCCATTAATACATTTAACCCGGAAAAGAACATCAAGCTGGCAACCTATGCTTCCAGATGCATTGAGAATGAAATCTTAATGTATTTGAGAAGAAATAATAAGACGAAGTTAGAGGTGTCCATCGACGAACCCCTGAATGTGGATTGGGACGGGAACGAGCTGCTCTTATCGGATATTCTGGGAACGGATGAAGATGTGATATACCGGGACATTGAAAATGAAGTGGAAAGAAAGCTTTTGCTGAAAGCTATAAATAAATTATCGGATAGGGAAAGAACAATTATTAATCTCAGGTTCGGCCTAGGAACGCCGGACGGTCAGGAAATGACACAGAAGGAGGTGGCTACACTATTAGGGATATCTCAATCGTACATATCGAGGCTGGAGAAAAAGATTATGAAGCGTTTGAAAAAGGAGTTGATAAGAGAAGAGTAG
- a CDS encoding sigma-E processing peptidase SpoIIGA translates to MYVYEINIDSLFLINFVMNLYFYMLAAKTLKRTATRIRVGCVSFAGSGLFCLLLLMPGIPAFIKRFIGPFTINMIMTAVIFKTKQVNEILRCTGYMLVYAFLFGGLMRYLFSGIPFLHIRQESIWCILGTGLLGYEAGAWWIAQMKKRKADHIYAVRLLGYGDEITVTALSDTGNSLKEPVSGKPVSIIEEEVLNRLSAVMVPEKFKLIPYHSVGKENGMLEGYEIPEIIVEGEKGNIRWQKVIVGISKTKISANGKYQMILHPDLCDEAPGKAGQHLLIRRLGGK, encoded by the coding sequence ATGTATGTCTATGAAATAAATATTGATAGTCTGTTTCTCATAAACTTTGTTATGAACCTTTATTTTTATATGCTTGCCGCCAAAACCTTGAAGCGTACTGCCACGCGCATCCGGGTGGGATGCGTAAGCTTTGCGGGATCCGGTTTGTTTTGTCTGCTTTTGCTGATGCCGGGAATACCTGCATTCATAAAAAGGTTTATAGGGCCGTTTACTATCAATATGATAATGACCGCAGTTATTTTTAAGACAAAGCAGGTGAATGAAATACTGCGTTGTACCGGATATATGCTCGTGTACGCTTTTTTGTTCGGAGGGCTTATGAGGTATCTGTTTTCCGGTATCCCATTCTTACATATAAGGCAGGAAAGCATCTGGTGCATATTGGGAACCGGGCTGCTCGGTTATGAAGCGGGGGCCTGGTGGATTGCTCAGATGAAAAAAAGAAAAGCGGATCATATCTATGCGGTAAGATTGTTGGGATATGGAGATGAGATTACGGTAACAGCTCTTTCCGATACCGGAAACAGCTTAAAGGAGCCGGTTAGCGGCAAGCCAGTATCGATCATCGAGGAGGAGGTGCTTAATCGGCTTAGTGCAGTAATGGTGCCGGAGAAGTTTAAGCTGATACCATATCACAGCGTAGGGAAAGAGAACGGTATGCTGGAAGGATATGAAATACCGGAAATAATTGTGGAAGGTGAAAAGGGGAATATACGATGGCAGAAGGTAATTGTGGGTATCAGCAAGACAAAAATATCCGCAAATGGAAAATATCAAATGATATTGCATCCGGATTTATGCGACGAGGCGCCCGGCAAAGCAGGGCAGCATTTGTTAATCAGAAGACTAGGAGGAAAATAA